The genomic DNA AAAAACTTAAAAATCCTATCTCAATCAATCATCCATGAAACCTGTTAAGTTAACCATATTAATATTTCCTACATAGATTTTCCAATGTTTGGATCTGGTAGGCATATACATTGATCAAAAGAACCTGCCAACTTTGCATATATCTTTGAATTATGTCTTGCTTGTATTTTTATCTAGTTTGAAAATCCTTCGGCTTACAAAGACAAAGTGGTAGCCACGGGATTGCCTGCATCTCCAGGAGCCGCTATAGGGCAAGTAGTGTTTAGTGCCGAAGATGCTGAAGCTTGGCACGCACAAGGAAAAAGTGCCATCTTGGTAAGCTGACACTGGTTCTTATGTTATACAATTTATTATTATTCTTTTTTTAGGTTGGGCTCCTTATATTCAGTAATGATTGCAGGTAAGGACAGAAACTAGTCCAGAAGATGTTGGTGGTATGCACGCTGCTGCAGGGATATTGACTGCTAGAGGGGGAATGACTTCTCATGCAGCTGTTGTAGCTCGTGGCTGGGGCAAATGTTGTGTTTCTGGTTGTGCTGACATCCGTGTGAATGATAGCGAAAAGGTACTCTCTTTTAAGATCTTAATGTGGATTCTACAGTACTTCTAGTACAGTCAGGTTAATGAATTTGTTGTGGTGCAGTCGGTTGTGATTGGAGAAAAGGTGATTTACGAAGGAGACTGGATCTCACTCAATGGTTCTACAGGTGAAGTGATATTGGGTAAACAACCTCTTTCTCCTCCAGCTTTGAGTAGCGATTTAGAGACTTTCATGTCTTGGGCTGATGAAATACGAAAGCTCAAGGTACAGCTGCCAATTATTTCATATCAATATTTTGTTTAACCCAGACCTATCTATGAGAATCTTTAGAAATGACATATGGCTTTGTGAAAGGTTATGGCAAATGCTGACACACCTGAAGATGCATTGGCAGCACGAAAAAATGGTGCTCAAGGAATTGGGCTCTGTAGGACCGAGCACATGGTAAATTTATTTCCTTGTCTTGTAACAATTTTTTAATCTTCCAGTCCGTGTCAAGTGCAGGAGATTTTTACTTTCAAACATATGCTTTATACAAAGTTCAGAACATGAAGAGAAGTAGAATGTATATATTTATGATAAGAGTAGATTTATTACTATTTCTGAATAATATtgtgaattttttttttgttGAGGAATGTACGAAACTTGCACAATAGCATTTCAAGTTTATTACCCTTCTAGAAAGTAATTTATGTGAATTTCAAAAACAGTTGTCTATTGTAACGAATAAAGTCAAAATACATTGCATTTGACGTAGGAGTGGCCTCTCGGAATGTATATGTATGAGTAGAAGTAATTGCGTCTGTCCATTTCGAACACTGAGGGATGGCCTAAATGGTTGTGGCCTTTCTGTATTACCAGTGACAATACTTGTGTTTTATCGATGCATGGTAATAGTAGCTCTTAAATTACTTTCCTTTGGGTTTTGCAGTTCTTTGCTTCTGATGAGAGGATAAAGGCTGTAAGAAAGATGATAATGGCAGTAACACATGAACAGAGAAAGGCAGCCCTCGACCTGTTGTTGCCTTATCAAAGATCCGACTTTGAGGGCATTTTCCGTGCTATGGATGGTACCTATCATTACTAATGGCGATATATTATGTAATAAATATCTAAAATAGCGCCCACAGTAATTAGGGCATCAATCACTACAGCAAAGCCTACATGTTATTAATTGGACCTGTCCAAGGTTTTGGCAAATGAACATTAAGTTTTGCTCATGTGTTCAGAGTTAGCATCTAGTTTACTTGAAAATAGTTACAAGCTACAACAAAGTCATGATTGAGTCTAAAGCAATTGTATTATTCTCTACTACATGCTGAGCTGGTGAATCATTTTGTGTTTTACTTGTTTCATGAATTTATAATAGTTTATCCACATCTCAGGTCTTCCGGTGACAATCAGACTTTTGGACCCTCCACTTCATGAATTTCTACCAGAAGGTGACCTAGAACAGATCGTTGGCGAACTTACTAGCGAGACTGGAATGAGTGAAGATGAAGTTTACTCGAGGATTGAGAAATTATCAGAAGTGAATCCTATGCTTGGCTTCCGTGGATGCAGGTCCTGTTATCTTTCTCTTAAGCTTCTTAATCAAATTTTCATCAAACAATTACTCTCTCAACGAGTCAACCTATTTAGACTATTACAGAATTCCTAGGCATGATTTCATGGCTTTTATAATTAGGCTGTCGTATATGACACTTCAATCCATCCGATTACAATTTCTAGTGATGCATGAATTTCTGAAAGCAATTAAGCAAGCTAATCTTTTGGTAGTCAAAAAAGTTtaaataaatcataacttctgATATTGAATCTTAAATCATATATAAACAGGCTAGGGATTTCTTACCCGGAGCTGACAGAAATGCAAGTGCGAGCAATCTTTCAGGCTTCTTTGTCTCTGAGCAACCAGGGATTTACAGTCTTTCCAGAGATAATGGTTCCCCTTGTTGGGACTCCTCAGGCATGAGTCTTCCTTTCATAATTCATCTTGGGTTGGCTTCATATCGTAATTGCATGCTAGTTGATTATGCTATTTAACAATAATATTCCCCTGTCATGCCATCTTTCCTCTGTTTCTCCTATTTTCAAACCTCAAAGCCCACAATATACTGCTCTGGTGAATTGCAGGAACTGAGACATCAAGTGAATTTAGTTCACACTGTCGCAAAAACGGTTTTCGCAGAGATGGGCTCCTCCTTGAGCTACAAGGTGGGAACCATGATAGAGATTCCTAGAGCTGCTCTTGTTGCAGATGAGGTCAGTTAAAATGACATGCTAGTAATTGGTTTTGATATCTGACGTTCTCAACTTTAATGGCTTACAAACGAAACTGTTTTATGTAAGTAGTACTTCCCATCGCTTATATGACTTATATACTCCAAAAATTGATTATAGATAGCAACGGAGGCAGAGTTCTTCTCCTTTGGGACAAATGACCTCACACAGATGACATTTGGTTATAGTAGAGATGACGTTGGCAAATTTCTTCCCATTTACCTAGCCCAAGGCATTCTCCAAAGTGATCCATTTGAGGTTAGTAATCAAGCATGAGGTCTCATTAGACTTTCGCTTATTGAAGTCACTGAACTACTGCGATCAACTTAACTATGACTTAATACAATAATTGAAAGCATTGCCTCAGGTACTAGACCAGAAAGGTGTTGGTCAACTTATCAAAATGGCAACGGAACGAGGCCGAGCAGCTAGGCCGAACTTGAAGGTGACTGCAATTTTTATATTTATACTTCATGAAAGTACTTGCACTAAGTCTATCTTGGAACTTCATACAGTGAAAAAATTTTATTATCAAAAAATCctttttgcaatttttttttcaatttattaAGAAATTCAAATTTGCATCGGCATGTTGCCACTTTGCCGTCAGGAGTCCAATCATGCCTTCTTAGACCAATATGACAATATCTGATTATGCTTTCCAGCATAAACTTTGATGTACATGTAAATTGCTTTGAGCTCCCCTAAAGTACCTAACTACTGAAGTTCCACAAATGTAATTAAGATCAACATATAAAAAAACTCACCTCGGAATTAAATGGTAGATGAATCGGAAATCTTGATTATGCATACCTCAACAATGATGGGTCATCGGAATTATGCACTAGATAGAGTCAATCCTTGGTATGTCCCAACTGAATGCATAGCACACTGTAGATCTGTATCATTCCTGACTCCTGTATACGGTTACAGTACTGCAGTAATAATAATTATTCTCATTACCTTGAAATAAGAGAGTAAAAGTATTACCAAGGAATCAGTAATGTGTAAATTTAAGTTTATTGTTTGTTGTGATCTAAATAAAAGGGTGATATGACGATGACAAACAGGTTGGAATATGTGGAGAACATGGCGGAGAGCCATCTTCTGTTGCATTCTTTGCACAGGCTGGGCTGGACTATGTTTCATGTTCTCCGTTCAGGTAAAATAACTCTATTACTGTATTGGCAATGCAAATATGCAACCGACTTTTAGCTGCTAAATACCTTCTTTACACTCCCTATGGTTAATAATAACCAGAGGGGGCGCAGGGTAAATCGTCATATAGGGCCCtgaaaatattatatataatattttcaaACGACTATGTCACAACAAAGCTAAATGGGCTTGTTTTGATGGCAATCGAAATTAAACTTTTTGATGAAGTGGATATCGAAAGTGTCTTAGATGATATTGTCACAAAATATGCGAGAAGAGCATCTTTTTAAAGTGAATTTGGCGGAATATATAATGTATTTGATAGTTCATTTTATTTGTCAAAAAATATCTCTTTTTagatttatataaaaataaaataaaggcCCAATTTTACGATATCGCACAAGACAAGGCTCCCGCAGATTGTTTTGCCCCGGCCCTAATAGTAATATCTGAAATATGTTGAATGCAGGGTACCTATTGCTAGGCTAGCTGCAGCCCAAGTAGCTGTTTAAGAAGCAAGGGTTTGCAGTCTGGAGCTGGGACTGAACTCTATGATCCTCGTCGAGAATCTTGATCAGTTGTATATAAATAATCACTCGCTCGcacatatatcatatatatacaCATCATGTTGGGTAGAAAAGAAGTAAGAAAACTTATCCTAATATTTACAAGCAGAGGATTGTGCATGGATGTAAATTAGTTTCATTCCTCAATAATGCTAACTGTACTATTGCTTTGTACATGTACGTATGTCCTCTTAATCCGGAATAAATTCAACTGCTGTCTTCCTCTAAGTGTAATATTCCTTACTAGAGTATGAAAATTTTCTGTTACATTCTTAAAGTAATACCGCTACTTAAAATGTGAATATAATTCAAAAGTTCAGCTTAAAAAACTGACTTGCTGTCTCAGGACTGTTTAGTAGATGTGAATATTGGTTCAATATGAATATCCAATACCTCTTCCGCCGTCTAGTTCTGTTGAAGTATCATATTAACAGCTGCAACCTAGATTAATATAGTTGAGTTCTAAGTGGTTAGTGGCAAGTGGTTCAGTAGTTTTACCATTAAATAGCATATATTTTGAGTAGAAGTTTTCATCTATAAAATAGTTCATCCAGAAACTTAAGCGAAATAGGTAAAGTAGAGGATATTAATTGCTGTGTTTATTATTAGGGTTTAGGGTTCGTGAGtttcgagactcgatttgactgttcttgtgtctcgtgactcgattTGCCGTAACAAAATGCTTACGTATCTTGCTGAttgccaaagatcaagtcaaagtcaaaaaacgtagttctgatctgtggggtgagaccaTTTTTATAGATTTTGGGAGTTCTggaattggactagggttaggagacttggtgggcaagtctctgaattagaatggactttggagtcctaggaggtagaaaactgattccttatccatgaggttccttggagatCAATCTTCAAGGAATTGTATTCTTAACTGGACTTTAtttatcagctgatttatcccttattaattaattacgaaattaattaatattcagggttttgggccctttctaatggGCATAGctgcgatattaattacgcaatcatgatttattttattccctaacatttgccccccaacttctgggaaaccataaaaagatttcgcagaagttaagttcactcattcccttacagggtatcgtttttgcgtaaagtgtgaagcaacctacacatttacaacgatttgccttgtacatGGCTTCAGGGATATTTTGGAATCTCCCTATCACTTTTATTTACCTTTGTTCCTATTCTTTAGGAATTTTCAAGTATTTTTCCTTTAATTTATGGGTTTTACAGgaatttttctttaattttcagaatacattcataatttttaggaatttttcaaGGAATTCCCTTAATTTACAGGATTTATTCCtaatttctaggatttttccttaatttataagaattttcccttaatttataggaattttcccttcattctgggattttttttcagaatttatccttaatttatgggCTTATTcttaattttccaggaatttccagtaattttccaaaatttctggAAATTATTCCTTGATTTCCAAAAAACATTCATAATTTTCTGatattttcttgaatttttgaattttttctCTCCTTTCTCTTTTTTAAAACccattttcgaccaggaatcccttcggccaggatcctggtcgaataagCCTTCCCTTTGCTCTGGTCGACAGCTATTTCGATCAGAAACTTTCGACCAGGACTCATGACctatttcggtcaggattttgtCCTTGGTCCTTCAGTTCTGATCGAATAAAGGCCCCCCTTCCTGATCGTGGTTATTTCGTTCAGAAGTCCTTgaccaggaatcctgatcgaatttcAGTCAGGATTCTGGGGTGCTCTAATGTTTCTGACCGAATAACGGGCCTTAATTTCCTGATCATGGTGTTGTTCGACCAAGAACCTGTCCAGAATTCTATTCGAAATTTAATATTAACTTCTAACTTATTTATATGTTTTATTTCGGACTTGGGCCTTACTGGGCCTTCATTCTTTTGGGCCCTTTGCGGGGCTTTCCaggtttttttttatttttcagaacTTGGGCCCATGACTTGGGTTGGGCCTTTGCTTTCAAATCCAAATTCCAGAGCATTCTGGAATTCTGAAGCATCTTCTATATTTATCAATTTTATTTCCAGATTTTTCTAGAACCTTTTgatttttgggcccaaatgggcttttttcaGGCCCAATTGTTGGTTGGTGAGGCTATATAAGAGTGGGGGGGTGATTTCATTCACACTTCTCATTTCCCATTTCACATTCCTCACCTCTCAAACACTCCTCTCCCTTCTAGAAGTTTTCTGGTGATCTTCCTAGCCTTTTCCgaccttcttcttctccttccaGGGTTTCAAGTTCTTCTCCTCCATCAATGGCAGACAAGAGTTCTGAGAGAGCGGCTAAGATCGCTTctgcttcaaaacgaggtaacgATATCAAAATCCACTCTTCTTATATGTCATTGTTAGACATGATTAACACTAAGGGGGATAAATACCCGTCCAATGCTCATCTAGATTCATTCGATTATTGTAACAAATGGTATAatatagattttgataaaatgaacGCACTTTATAACGTTCGTCCCCCTCTTAGACTAGTTCCTGCTGatggtggtgatcgtacttgccactggaagcCCGACACTCTATTTATTTATACAGACGCCCTTATTCCTGGGCTTATGTTTCCTTTCCATGATTTCATTCATGTCTTACTAGCAGATTTACAAATTAGTCCTTGTCAGCTTCCTCCTAATGCTTGGGGAAACATTCTATGTTTCATGGTCTTGTGTCTTAGGGGCAGTTTCCCTTTGTCAGTAGCAGTCTTTAGGAAAAtctttcagtgttacaatagttctCAAAACACTTGTGGTTGGGTCTATATTAGATAAAGACCCAAATATAAACACATATTTAACAGTGCTTCCATCCCTGATAATAACCAAAACTGGACGAGTAGTTTTGTGGGGTCAGGTGGGAGAATGGagactattatttataatgagcgatggtagcctcaaatccattcacctaacccccgatgagactattatttataatgagctCACCCAGGATGAAGGTACCACCCCCAGCTGGACTTtattagaggagttttccctgatccATGTGGGGTTTTCCTCAGTTTCTgcacagggtatttttcttcccttcttgttttaactttctttcatgcattattgacaccacttattgTTGTTTCTCTTTTAtctttgcagctgctaaggaaatcaaTGAGGATAACGTGCCTGTCGTTGAAGAAACTgcgaggatgaagaaggctcgacTCGCAGGGTTGGACACCCGAGGAAAGCCTTTGGAGCCTAGCTTCTTGaggaagcacaaggagcctatggtgGAGGCTTCTTCAGGGGGAACTGAAGCCCCAAATGTCCCTGTTTCTGCTGCTGCTCCCACTTCTGTTGCCACTGGTGttttccagcctctctgggggtTCCGTCgtggggataccgtggttggatccacgaaatatgcgtgggattggtcctaccacgGTGTGAcccccaaggactttactgacattgtgGCTGGCCCAGACTTGGAGGGGATAAACTCATGGGTGCTCAGTCCTTGGCCTCAGTATGATCCTTTCTTAAAATCCTACTCTTTTTTTATATACTcgtagcattcacttgccttacatCTTTATTTATTGTTTTGTTCCAGTCTAATGCTTATTTCCAAGgggctgtgaggcaagccgagtcatgaAAAAAGGCTTCGGATAACGCTGACAacgccctcaggaggcagcagagaAAGTACGCTTTCCTGGAGAGAAAGATGAAGCGCAAGGAGGAGGAGCTAGGAGAGGCTAACGTTGAATTGGTCATTCTGAGGGCCGAGAAAGACAGAGCAATTGATTcctatctggactcggaggagtttactcAGTTCATGAGGGTGAGGGATGATACGGTGTTCCCTAGCTTTTTCAGGACTGGTTGGGgcacggcccttgggaccgtgaacgaggcttgtcccaATATTAACCCAACGGACTATGTGTGCCCTGACGACGAGGCTTTACTACAGAGGTTTCGAACCCGAGTAGTTATCTCAGATCGTACTCCTCAAGacccacttcttcctcctcctgaGTCATCTTCTCAGCCTTTAGCAGATGATCATAGCTCTTATTCCTCCGAGACCGAGAATACTGAGACATCTAGTGAGAGTGGCTgggatgatgatatggatgccgaggggaCCTCCGCTCCTTAGAGTTTTAttagccctgcgtggcttatttatcTTATTTTGTTCTTGACAATCTTATTTATCGAACTTTGTATTGCTTATTTGAATCTggtttatttatcaaactttatgtTCGAATCTGGTTTATTCATCAAACTTTATGCTTTTATCTCATGCATTTAGTTTACTTGTCATGCCATAGGGATTTTAAACATATTTCAGAAACTTTATAAATTTCATAAAGTTTTGGGactcatcccttacacaagtcttaataaacctcaaactTGAAAGAGTAGCCTtataaaactaaaacatgaaatcctaagcaagcaaagttttaaggtgcttttcaacctactcgtcatcttgacaagtgagatTCGTGCTTAACCATTTTAgacatagtaaatcttcaggttttgtgcgtgccaggttcttgggacttcaaaaccatccatagtctccagcttgtaggttcctcttccttgaacgcttttgaccttgtatggcccttcccaatttggggcaagctttcccTTCTGTCCAACGCCGGAAGCTTCTACCTTCCTCAGAACGAAGTCTTCTTtcttgaaaaacctttcttttaCCCTCAAGTTGTAGTAAAaagaagcttttttctgatattccactatcttggCATGTGCCTCATCCCGTACCTCATCAATTAGATCCATGGCTagcctttgtccttcctcattttccccaGCGTTATATGCTTGGATCCTGGGAGACGAGTGTGATATTTccacaggaacaactgcttctgccccatatgctaacatgaagggagttgctccagttgtGACTATACAAGTAGTCCTATAAGCCCACAGTATCGGGaatatttcatccacccaattattccttaatttctcgatcctctttttcagtccatccaggattatacgattcgccacttccgcttgcccattggcttgtgggtgagctaCGGAGGTAATTCGCAACTCAATATCATTCTCCTCGCAATACTttttgaattcctcattgttgaattgtgttccattgtcggtAACCAGGATACAGgggattccatatcggcacatgatattttcccacaggaattgtgcaaccttcTTAGTTGTGATCTTACCCAgaggtttggcttcaatccacttggtaaaataatcTCTGGCTATAATCAAGAACTTCCTTTGAGCTGTGGCCATGGGAAagggcccaagtatatccattccccacatagcaaaagggatTGGAGAATTAATGGAAGTTAGCATCTCAGGAGGTTGTCGAATAAccggtgcatgtttctgacaacgtTCACACTTCCTCACATAATCTTTGGCATtggccatcatctctggccaataaaaaaataaatgggttatcttatgagccagtgctctgccccaggtgttgcccacagataccttcgtgtacttcttcaagagccaaacaTGCCTTATCAGGTCTcagacatcttaagtaaggaaccacataagatcttttgtacaaaattccatcgatcaaggagtatctcagtgctcgaacagccaactttcgtgcttcagtcacatcatttggcagccaaccagtttgaatatgggccttaatgggatttatccatgacgtccccagccctataggggctacaagcttaacatcaatgctccgtatTTTTAAAACGCGGAAGTATACGCTTCCGGAACTTTTCTCTATCTCTGATGAAGCAAACTTagacaacgcatctgccttagcattttcctcccttggaatgtgctcaacatgacattcatcgaattgagtcatcatAGCCCTTACTAAGCGGAcgtacttagccattgtatcatcttttgcctcaaactctcctttgacctgggatatgatcaacttcgagtctccacagacttttaagttcttgaccctcaatgtcccttgttagatatatttgtgatgtcatgtctaatctgatttgtttaatccagattctctcctgtaaatcagccacttttcatccctgaagtgtatccgcactttagttctgatgtaagtcttgatggcttaagttctttccagttaagttctgataataagttctgaaactaaacaaatcagattaaacatgacatcacaaatatatctaacaatctcccccaaattgtaaattataaaaatatacaagtttataaatttgatgatgtcaaaaacatttaagtacaaatgcaatgagagtttatatgtacaactaaatacaacttacagtccatgcagtttttaccaaattcactgaatcagcctgaatccataatgattccttacaaagtctgataccagcttggtctctacatttcttttaacttcaagtaactgagctttgacttgctgcagttcttcatcttcagtatcacatatctgatatatggcagctctAAGTGCAGAAATTgaatttctttcaagtccatctcctagtctgattacccttggatgtgtagaatcttcattatagcataagcatcttcctttcagaattacttctaccttagcagaattcttcctaATAGGAATTTCTTttccatcatcctcagtcatcattggagtatactctgtcattcttgcatcagaaattctgagtaaatctcttattatcttcagaatatattctgaccatttcctggtaacatcagaatttacctccagtagataatgaatatattagAGCTCTTTGACATATTTCTTCAGCACATCAGAgtcagataatctataagttctgccatcaatcagaaataagatcaatttctctttttcttcataatcatcatgagtatccatcactacttgagcagaaagcactttgtcaaggtgcttctgtgtgatctcttcatatggcttatcagtcaatgtgaatggatctctaatatcaacttctatcccagtctggaatttctctctgtcagaacctaatccagaagtgtctctagcttgctttgcttttaccccaaatgttgcaagttgattcaacatctgatttgtcctaggctgaactggaatagacttgttccatagcagcttcttcttgtcttctaatgttaagctatctatgtcaacttgagcagtgtcagaggttgatgtcttgatgaattggtcaggatttgcagtttcatctgtagcttgctgttctgaaatatcttcaggatttattaagttctgaacttcttcactctgaacaacttgagctatgttagaggttgtcttagattatTTTGtaatcctctttctcttcagagtttcaactgtttcatcttcaacagcagcatcatcaaagacttgaaccatcttgcacacaggatccatcagaatttgaggaatcttcatcttctatTTCTTGACtatctccccaacttttccttttcccttgtctttgggatcagtagtagtttgagatctagtccttgatctagggATCTCTGTGGaagatctttctcttatcacaatccccttttcttttggctTTGGTGGCTTTTTAacatcagaagcttttgacttgggtttgctcttctcagcagcaaatttagcttcttcttctcttaattcctctaaatccatTCATGaattatccttaaggaatagtcttttggccaattcttcatcaacagattgaatgttgggatctttgtagaagaatgttgctttctttcctttgaatttcaaagtctgcaaaaacttctgtgactTTTGGCTTCCATcttggactatcacatcagaagtagttgtcagaacttgatcatcagtatttgaagtatcagcatttgtgatcatcaaaggaacatcctgatctgttggcttctttccttccttattcctcccttgcatagcAGATCTATCAGAGTTCTTGCTA from Apium graveolens cultivar Ventura chromosome 5, ASM990537v1, whole genome shotgun sequence includes the following:
- the LOC141659195 gene encoding pyruvate, phosphate dikinase 2 isoform X1 — encoded protein: MSSSYGNSLLSRCMRNTGDGNTQRLLKEKYVDQQQIDSLRPLPLHARKWSSRARLSCCHSPTNREPPTRGPNPSQATLTPILDPAKATKKRVFKFGKGNCDGNKSMKSLLGGKGANLAEMASIGLSVPPGFTISTEACQEYQKNGKSLPEGLWEEILEGLEFVQEDMGAFLGDSSKPLLLSVRSGAAISMPGMMDTVLNLGLNDDVVAGLASKSGERFAYDSYRRFLDMFGNVVMGIPHSSFEEELEKLKASKRIKQDTDLTATDLQELVEQYKNVYVKATGGKFPSDPKKQMQLAINAVFDSWDSPRANKYRSINQITGLKGTAVNIQTMVFGNMGNTSGTGVLFTRNPSTGEKKLYGEFLINAQGEDVVAGIRTPEDLDTMKNCMPDAYKELVENCEILERQYKDMMDIEFTVQENRLWMLQCRSGKRTGQGAVKIAVDMVNEGLVDARTAIKMVEPQHLDQLLHPQFENPSAYKDKVVATGLPASPGAAIGQVVFSAEDAEAWHAQGKSAILVRTETSPEDVGGMHAAAGILTARGGMTSHAAVVARGWGKCCVSGCADIRVNDSEKSVVIGEKVIYEGDWISLNGSTGEVILGKQPLSPPALSSDLETFMSWADEIRKLKVMANADTPEDALAARKNGAQGIGLCRTEHMFFASDERIKAVRKMIMAVTHEQRKAALDLLLPYQRSDFEGIFRAMDGLPVTIRLLDPPLHEFLPEGDLEQIVGELTSETGMSEDEVYSRIEKLSEVNPMLGFRGCRLGISYPELTEMQVRAIFQASLSLSNQGFTVFPEIMVPLVGTPQELRHQVNLVHTVAKTVFAEMGSSLSYKVGTMIEIPRAALVADEIATEAEFFSFGTNDLTQMTFGYSRDDVGKFLPIYLAQGILQSDPFEVLDQKGVGQLIKMATERGRAARPNLKVGICGEHGGEPSSVAFFAQAGLDYVSCSPFRVPIARLAAAQVAV
- the LOC141659195 gene encoding pyruvate, phosphate dikinase, chloroplastic isoform X2, producing MKRVFKFGKGNCDGNKSMKSLLGGKGANLAEMASIGLSVPPGFTISTEACQEYQKNGKSLPEGLWEEILEGLEFVQEDMGAFLGDSSKPLLLSVRSGAAISMPGMMDTVLNLGLNDDVVAGLASKSGERFAYDSYRRFLDMFGNVVMGIPHSSFEEELEKLKASKRIKQDTDLTATDLQELVEQYKNVYVKATGGKFPSDPKKQMQLAINAVFDSWDSPRANKYRSINQITGLKGTAVNIQTMVFGNMGNTSGTGVLFTRNPSTGEKKLYGEFLINAQGEDVVAGIRTPEDLDTMKNCMPDAYKELVENCEILERQYKDMMDIEFTVQENRLWMLQCRSGKRTGQGAVKIAVDMVNEGLVDARTAIKMVEPQHLDQLLHPQFENPSAYKDKVVATGLPASPGAAIGQVVFSAEDAEAWHAQGKSAILVRTETSPEDVGGMHAAAGILTARGGMTSHAAVVARGWGKCCVSGCADIRVNDSEKSVVIGEKVIYEGDWISLNGSTGEVILGKQPLSPPALSSDLETFMSWADEIRKLKVMANADTPEDALAARKNGAQGIGLCRTEHMFFASDERIKAVRKMIMAVTHEQRKAALDLLLPYQRSDFEGIFRAMDGLPVTIRLLDPPLHEFLPEGDLEQIVGELTSETGMSEDEVYSRIEKLSEVNPMLGFRGCRLGISYPELTEMQVRAIFQASLSLSNQGFTVFPEIMVPLVGTPQELRHQVNLVHTVAKTVFAEMGSSLSYKVGTMIEIPRAALVADEIATEAEFFSFGTNDLTQMTFGYSRDDVGKFLPIYLAQGILQSDPFEVLDQKGVGQLIKMATERGRAARPNLKVGICGEHGGEPSSVAFFAQAGLDYVSCSPFRVPIARLAAAQVAV